GTAGGGTAGCAACGCGAACAGTTCCGGCGGTGCCGTACACGACCTCGATGCTGGAGATTCCAGCCTCTTTGAGGCGCTGCCGGAGCTTTGCCGCGAGTTCCTCCGTGGCGATCGAAATCACTTGGGGGCGCCACTTCGTGCACTGCTCAAAGGCTGCATCGAGATTCTGACCGGCGGCCAGAGCGATGGGCCGGTAGCGATCGGGAAAGGACTCGCAGATGGAAAGTGTGGAAGTTCCGATAGAGCCGGTCGAACCGAGTATGGCGAGTTTTTTCACGATGGTTATTGTCTCAGAGGCTTCCAGTTGACGCTTTGCTGCGGTTACGGTGAGGGGCCCCCCCCCTGGTTTTTGATGCAAAGTATTCAATCTATGTAGTTTAGGTTCGGACTTGATGGATATGCGAAGAGCCGTTTGTCCGAGCCCTTTGATTTAAGTCGAGCCCTTTGATTTAAGTATAGCGAATGGAAGACAGAAGAACTGCAAATCGATATGGCTTGTTTTCAGTGATTTAGATGAATTTTTGCTTGACACGAAAAACAACCATAGATCCTTCGACTCCGCTACGCTCAGGATGACACTTCATATTTTATGGCAAAGCATTTTTAGGGGAAGGTCCCTTGTGCGAGTTAAAACCTACCCAGGCCGAAGTCGTCCTTGAGCAGGAGAGCGAACCAAAGGACGGGAGCGGCGACCAGAAGAGCATCGATGCGGTCGAGAATGCCGCCGTGGCCCGGGAGCATGGTTCCTGAATCTTTGACCCCGGCTCCGCGTTTGACGGCGGATTCGAGTAGATCACCGAGCTGTGCGGCGATATTGATAATGGCGGCAAGAGTCAGAGTTTGCCAGATGGGTTCGGTGATGTGCAGAATCAGATTGCCACGGGCGGTCAGCGTGTCGCCAATCCAGATGACGAGTCCAGCAGCTGCCATGCTGCCAAGAATGGAGGCGATGGAACCTTCCCAGGTTTTGCCCGGGCTGAGTCGAGGCGCCAGCTTATGCTTGCCGAAGGCTTTTCCAACATAGAGTGCTGCGATGTCGCCAGACCAGACGCAGACCATCAGGAAGAGAACGAGTGCGGGACCGTCCTCCTGCTTCCAGAGCATGGGGACGATCGTAAGGGGATAGGCAATCCAGATGAGGCCAAACAAGCCTTGGGCGGTATCCGGCAAAACCTGAATCAATGGGGCGCGGAAGCCGTTCCAGACAAAGAGGATCAGAGTCAGAGCGCTAAGAACGGGGAGCTGCACCTCCACCGGAAAGTTTGGCAGAGTGACGACAAAGGCCAGGGCGGTTGCGATGACCATCCACCAGACGGGAATCCTCAGGTGCGCGTTGTGAGCTTCGGCTCCAACGGCTGCGAGCTTGAGATATTCGTAGGCTGCCAGTTCGGCAACCAGCGCAGCTCCGAGTGTGATCATCCAAAGCTGCCCAAAGAAGATCAGAGCGAAGACAGCCAGGATCAGGACGATTGCGGTGAGGATTCGCTTCATGGAAGACCAAGGTCAAGTGTATATGCAAGGTTTGTTTTATTTCAGACGACTGTTGACATATAAAGATATATCTTGATACATTCTTTTCAAATGGAGGTATTCATTATGTTTCATAAACATTTCAAAGGCTTTCGTGGAGGATGTGATCCCCGTGAGGCCCAGCAACAGTACTTTGAGCGGATGCGCTGCGGACAGGAACGCTTTGCCGCTGGATTTGGTGAATTTGGCCGCGGTCGTCATGGACGGGGGCGAGGGTTTGGGGCTGGTCCCTGGGGCGGCCGCATGTTCGGCGGACAGGACCTGCGCTACGTGATTTTGCAATTGATTTCGGAGAAGCCGAGCTACGGTTACGAGATCATCAAGTCGATCCAGGAGCGATTGGGCGGCGTCTATGCTCCCAGCCCGGGAATCGTCTATCCCATGCTGACGATGCTTGAGGAGATGGGATATGCGAGCGTAGCCGAAGAGGGTACGCGGAAGCTGTATTCGATCACCGAGGACGGAGCGAAGGCTCTTGCCGAGAACAAGGCGATTGTCGATGCGATCTTTACTCGAATGGAGCAAAGCCGCAGTGAGTATGCGCGCCAGCGTCCGCAACAGATCGAACGTGCCATCGAGAACCTGCGTATGGCATTGCGGATGAAGATGGGGTCCCTGACGACGGAACAGGTCCATACCGTTACGGACATCATCGATGCTGCTGCCAAACAGATCGAGAGGATTTAGATGAACTCCTACCGATACCGTGTAACGGTGGAGAAGCTGAGCGATGCCAGGGGCGAACCTGTCCACGGGCAGAGCCTCAGCTTCTACACGGCGAACCATGATGACATTTTGGCTATCGTGAATCAATTGCAGAACGAGTTTCCGTTCGATTCGGGAACAGCTGCTTCGCTGGGAGTGGGCCTGAAGCTCTTCAGCGAGGTTACGCTAACTCGTCGAAGCGATCCTATGTTCGACAATATTCGTCCGGCATTGGCGGAGTTTATCCAGCAACTGAAGCAATCTCCCATTGAGACAGCTTCTTCGCTGAATGAACTCCTAAAGTGAAATGAGTCGCTCGATTTCAGAGGCAAGCGTAGTGCATCTGGAATCGGTCTTCTTTGCGTGGTTCAGTAGTTGCATGATTGCTTCCTGTGCGCCGACTGCTGTCAATTGCAGATTAAGCCTTACGAAGGCTCCTTCCAGCAGCTTCTGGGCTTGTTTCGGTTTGCCACGTTTGCATGCCTTGATGGCAGCCACCGCGTTGGCAAGTGCACTCTCGGTCAGAGACCAGTCAGATGGTAGATCAGAGGCCCTGGGGTCGCAGTCAGGATTGCGGAGCGCCGAACGTGCAAATATTTCCAAATCGACACGCCAGAATGGTGGAAGATCTTCGAACCTCAAAAAGATGAGGCGGTGTCTGGGAGAGTTGCGAAATTCCGGGTCGATACGGAGCGATTGAATAACGTGTATCTTCGACAGGCAATCATGGATATTGCGTACGGCAGACGGAAATTGGGCGTCGTCGACCTCCCAGAGCACATCGATATCGCTATATGCATCCGAGGTGCCGTTTGCGAGCGATCCACGCAGGCAAGCCGTCGAGCTGGGAATGTTCTCGCGCAGGCCGTCGAGAATTTGGCAGGCAATCGTTGTCCTTACGGACAGATCAGGCAATTGTGGTTCGGGTAAGAGGCAAAATGCCGGAAGACTAGCGGCGTGTAAGTTCACGCGGCGATAGCTCGGTGGCAATCTCGGTTTCGAGTTCGGAGACGGGTTGCAGCGTGTCGATCTTCTCGTCAGAGTTTTCGTTCAATCCGCCGAAGCGGCGATCGCGGCGCTGATAGTCGGCGATGGCTTCGAGCAGATGGACTCCACGGAAATCGGGCCAGAGCCGATCGGTGATGTAGATCTCGGAGTAAGCAATCTGCCAGAGCAGGAAGTTGGAGATGCGCTGCTCACCTGAAGTGCGAACGATCAGATCAGGATCGGGCATGTGCGCGGTGTAGAGTGCGCGGGAGATTGTAGATTCGTCGAGTGAATCCAAAGCTCCTGCGCCAAGCAGATCTTCGACTGAGCAGCCGCGAGTGTGGGCCTCGGTGGTGAGGTCTGCGAGGATGCGACGAACGGCATCGACGATCTCGGAGCGGGCGCCATAGTTGAGTGCAAGGGTCAGGGTCGTCCCGGTGTTCTTTGCGGTGGCCTCCATGGCCCACTGCATCGTGTCCTGAACTTCCTGGGGAAGATCATAGGTTCGGCCGATATATGCCATGCGAACGTTATTGTCGTTCATCCGCTTGACGTTGCCGATCAGGTAGTTCTTGAGCAGCTTCATCAGGAAGCTGACCTCGGATTTTGGCCTGCGGAGATTGTTTTCCAGGGAAAAGGCGTAGAGCGTAAGGAAGGGAAGGTTGATGCGAGAGGCGGTTTCGACGACGTATTGAACGCTTTCCGCTCCCTGTTGATGGCCGAGGAAACGCTTCAGGGCACGCTTACCTGCCCAACGCCCGTTCCCATCCATGATGATGGCAATGTGCTGGGGAAGACGGGCGGGATCGAGTTGCCGGTAGACACTCTGTTCCTCGGCAGAGAGCTCGTGTACGCGGCTGGGATGATTCGACGGCAAAAACTACCTCACAACCCATGACGCTAGCACACTAGAGTAGGCGGCGCAATGAAGGCCGTTGTGGGTAAAGAGAGCAAAAGTTCAGGTAAACGATGCGATAAACAGGTTCTGCGGATCGTTTTGCTTGAGGATCTTACACGTTGGGTGTTTGTTTCCGTTGCCACTTCTCATACAGGCCTATACGCGAGCTCAAACGGACCGGAACATGGTTAATCTTCATTGATTGTTCGGAAAAGGGTTTTGCCATTTCTTCATAGATCTTTGCGGTTGACAGTCCGAACGGCGTCCCGTCGTCATTGGAATAGGCATAAACAACCTCGCTGATGCCAGCTAGCCGCATTGCAGCCATGCACATCGGGCATGGCTGGCCACTCGCATAGACTGTGCAGCCAGCAAGATTGGCGGAATGGAGTTTCTGGCTGGCAGCACGAATGGCGTTTAGTTCTGCATGTGAGGTTGGGTCATTCGTTCTGAGAATTTCATTGACTCCGGTAGCCAGGACTTCTCTGTCTTTTACGACAACTGCGCCAAAGGGTCTGCCATTGTTTTCGACGTTGGCGTATGCAAGTTCGAGTGCATTGACGAGGAAACGCTGTTCATCGGACATAGATCTATTGTGCTCTTCAGATCCGTGAGAAGGGAGATTGGATCATCTTTGTGAAAGAAAGTCTCCATGAAATCAGATTCTCCAAAGTCGTTTTAAGGAGGAATGCCGCGCCTCACCCTGTCAGGGGATTGGCGCGGCGCGGAGATGATGGAGGGCAGACGGCCAGCGTCTGTCAGGCCGTGCGACGGCGTCCTGCTGCCAGTTCGCGTACGTGATTCAGGAAGATGGAACGCTGAAGTGCGTCCAACTGCGAGGTGTACGCAGCGATCTCAGCCAGAAACGGATCCGTCATAAGAACGGCGGTTTCGTCACGATGGCGGGTGCTGGAGTCACGCAGCAGGGTAGAGATATCAACCTGCAATGCCCTGGCGAGACGGTCGAGCGAGGAGAGCGTAGGCATGGCCTTGCCGTTCTCGATCTTCGAGATGTAGGTGCGGGGCACGTTCATGCGCGTCGCCAGTTGACGCTGCGAGAGGTTCCGAACCTGACGCAGCTCTCGAACCGCAGCAGCGACCTGCAACCCATCGGATGACTGGCTTGCGGGGGGAACGATGGATAGTGGGGTCGGAGCCACCTCGGGTTCTTCAACCTCGAGCGACTTGTGGCAGCGGCGGCACAGGGAGTTGGCTGTACGGAACTGCACCAGGCTGCAGTGGTCGCAACGCAGAACTTCACGCTGCTCGACGGGGGCCATCATAGTTGCCATAAATTGTCTTGACGCGGGCGGGCCCAGAGCAAGGAACCGCGGCGCACGTCCGATAACGAACGATGCGATGTGCCTAGATTGACACCGGGTTCCTTTGGAGTCAAGAGGAAAACGGAAGTTTCTTAGTAGAATGTCGGGAAAAACCAGAAGAGAACCAAAGTAGTAACTTGTCGGGCGAGAGACGAGAGAATAAAGGGCCAGAGGAGATGAGCATGAAGAACTTTCGACGGGACGATGCGCAGGCGTTGCTGGAAGAATGGACGAAAAGCGAATCGCTTCGTAAGCACGGCATGGCGGTATCGATCTGTACGGAAGCCTATGGCCAGCGAGAGGCCGAGAGGCTGGGGCTTAACGGAGCGGAGGCTGAGGCTTTTGTGGAGCAGTATGCTTGCGCGGGACTGCTGCACGATATGGACTATGAACGTCATCCGTCGCTCGAAGAGCACCCATTTGTCGGTGTGAACCATCTGCGTGAACTGGGCTGGCCAGAGCCAGTGCTGCACGCCATCCTGGCCCATGCGGATTACTCAGGTACGCCGCTGGAGTCGCATCTGGACAAGGCACTCTTTGCTTGCGATGAGCTGGCAGGCTTTCTGACGGCGTGTGCGTTGGTGAAGCCGACCAAGTCGGTCCGCGACGTGGAAGTTGCCGGAGTGAAAAAGAAGATGAAAGACAAGGCGTTTGCGCGGGCGGTGAAACGCGAGGACATTACGACTGGAGCGGAACTGCTGGAGATTCCGCTAGAAGAGCACATTGGGAATTGTTTGAAAGCGATGCAGGAAAGGGCAGAGGAGTTGGGGCTGGCAGGAACAGGCCGGCAGGTTAGCTAGTCAACACGTTGGCCTGGATCAGCTGGACATTTTTGTTGGCGAAAGCGGCTTGGGTTTCTTCGACCGAGCCTGATATTCCAACTGCTCTTGTCGCATCCTCAATCACAATGCACTCAAACCCCGCAGCGGTTCCATCGATTGCAGAAAAGCGAACGCAGAAGTCGTAGGCCAGTCCGCAGAGAAAAATGCGCTTCAGCCCTCTTTCGCGTAGGTAGCTGGCGAGGCCGGTGGGAGTCTTGTGATCGTCTTCGAGAAAGGCGGAGTAGCTATCGATCTCGCGGCGGAAGCCTTTGCGCAGGATCAGCTCCGCATGGGGGATGTCGAGGCCGGGATGTAGGTCTGCTCCAGGAGTTCCCTGAACACAGTGATCGGGCCACAGGGTTTGGGTTCCGTAGGCGACCTCGATGGTGGTGAAGGGCATTGCGCCAGGATGTGATGAGGCAAAGGAGATATGTCCGCGTGGGTGCCAGTCCTGGGTGAGGATAACGTGTTCGAATCGCTGGCTGAGCCGGTTGACGATGGGGACGATCTGATTGCCGTCTTTAACTGCGAGTGCGCCTCCAATTCCATCAACTGCAGGGCAGAAGTCGTTCTGCAGATCGATGACGAGAAGAGCGTCGGTAGGCTGGGGAGTGATAGACATAGCTATTTACCCTTGCCGGCTGTGTTCTGGATGGTCCTAATCTTGATCTCTGATTGCTTGCAGGTCTTGTCTTTGCAGATTCCTGTGATCCAGACCTCGCCGGAACCGAGCATGGCTCCCTGGTAGTTGACGAAGAGGTCTTCGTACTTTTGCTTTGTGATCACCTCGGCGATGTGCGGGGTCATGATTTTGTCGTATTGCGTGATGAAGCTCTGCGGGGTGCGGATGGTCATTGCGGCCTTAGTGCGTGGGTTGACCGTGATGGGATAGCTGACCATCGCCGCTACAGCAGCGGCATCGTGCTTTTCGACGGCTTGTTTCAGGCTGGCAAAGAACGTCTGGAATTTTGCGGCATCGCCGATGTTGTCCGTGATGGATTTGTCTATTTCAGCGTGGCTGCTTTGCGCAACGACGAATTGCGGCGCTACAAACAGAGCACCGAGGAGAAGGATCAAGCGAGGCGCTGTGACGCGGAGCTTCATGGGTTCCCTCCAGGAATAGGGTAACTTGAACATGCTATGCTGGCAGGTCTTCTGTGGATGGTGGAATGGCAGAGCAAGGAAAGCTGGAAAACACACTTGAGTCGAAGCTGGATGTAAAATCGGCGCGGTTTGCCGCGAACAGAACTGCGATGCTGGCGCTGTTAGGTGGCTTTCGGGAACAAGAGGCGGCGATCCGTCAGGGCGGTGGAACGAAGGCAGCAGAAGCGCAGCGAGCGAAAGGGCGGCTGACGGTGCGAGAGCGTCTGGCGCTTCTGTTAGATGAGGGAACCGAATTTCTGGAGCTGGGTTTGTGGGCGGCGCATGGGATGTACGAGGAGTTCGGCGGCGCTCCAGGTGCGGGAGTCGTTACCGGGCTGGGCCGCGTGAGCGGACGGCTGTGCATGATTGTGGCTAACGATGCAACCGTGAAGGCAGGGGCGTTTTTTCCCATGACGGCAAAGAAGGTTCTGCGGGCGCAGACGATCGCACTGGAGAACCGCATCCCGACGCTGTATCTGGTGGACTCTGCCGGAGTGTTTCTGCCGTTACAGGAGGACGTGTTTCCTGATCAGGACGACTTCGGTCGGGTCTTTCGCAACAACGCCGTGATGAGTGCGCTTGGGGTTCCCCAGATTACGGCGATTATGGGGATGTGCGTCGCGGGCGGAGCCTATCTTCCGGTGATGACCGACACGGTCCTGATGACGGAGGGCTCGGGCCTGTTTCTTGCCGGGCCATCACTGGTGCAGGCGGCCATCGGTCAGAAGACTGATCCGGAGGAACTGGGCGGAGCGTCGATGCACGCAGAGATTTCGGGCACGGTCGACTTCAAGGAACCAAACGATCATCTGTGCATTGCGCGTTTACGATCGTTGGTCGAAAAGATTGGAGAGCATCCCGAAGCTCCGTTCAGCACTGTGCCGTATACGGCTGCGAAGGATGCACCGAAGTACACGGCAGAGGATCTGTATGGCCTGATCGATCCCGATCCGGCAAAAGCTGCGACAAATGTCTACGACATGCGCGACGTGATTGCGCGAATTGTCGATCGCTCTGAGTTCGATGAGTACAAAGCGGACTTTGGGCGTACTGTGCTGTGCGGTTATGCACGGATTGGGGGCCGCGCAGTGGGCATTGTCGCCAACCAGAAGGTGCATCAGCAGCAGACTGTAGCGATGGGCCCGCAGGCAGGCACGAAGCGCACGGAGTTCGGTGGTGTGATCTATACCGAGAGCGCGCAGAAGGCGGCGCGGTTCATCATGGACTGCAACCAGAGTCTGATTCCACTGATCTTTCTGCATGACGTAAATGGCTTCATGGTGGGCAAAGATGCGGAGTGGAGCGGGATTATTCGCGCTGGTGCAAAGATGGTTTCGGCGGTGAGCACGAGCGTGGTTCCGAAGATTACGGTGATCGTCGGTGGCAGCTTTGGCGCAGGGCATTATGCGATGTGTGGCAAGGCCTACGACCCACGTTTTATCTTCGCCTGGCCAACGGCGCGTTACGCAGTGATGAGCGGAGCCTCGGCAGCGAATACGCTGGTCGAAGTTCGAGTGAAGCAGATGGAGCGCGGCGGGAAACATCTTTCGGAAGATGAGAAGAAGGCGATCTTTGAGGAGATCAAAGCGACGTATGACTCACAGGCTGATCCTCGGTATGGCGCGGCACGGATGTGGGTGGATGCGATCATCGATCCGGCGAAGACTCGTGAGGCGCTGATGACGGCACTGGAGGCTTGTGCGCTGAATCCGGAGGTGGCGAGGTTTAATCCTGGGGTGTTGCAGACGTAAGTTCTATGAGAGACAAATACAGGGATTCTTCGCTACGCTCAGAATGACGAAGAATGTAAGTTGTAGGGGTAAAAAGTGGCGACCAATGTAGTAAAGATCATTGAATGTCCGCGCGACGCATGGCAAGGACTGCCCTTGCATATTCCTGCGGAGGTAAAGGCGGACTATCTTCGTCTGTTAATTGCAGCAGGATTCAAGCACATCGACGCCGTTAGTTTTGTCTCTGCGGCAGCAGTGCCGCAGATGACGGATTCCGAGAAGGTGCTAGAGTACCTCGACGCTCCGGATGATACCGAGATCATCGGGATTGTCGTTAATGCGAAAGGTGCGGAGCGCGCCATCAAGACCGAGGCTGTGCAGACGCTGGGGTTTCCCTATTCCATCTCACCGGAGTTTTTGAAGCGCAATCAGAACCAGACGCCTGAGGAGTCCTTGGAGGCCCTCGAACAGATCGGCACATTAGCGTACAAGTCCGGGCTCAATGTGGTGGCATACATCTCGATGGCTTTTGGAAATCCTTATGGCGATCCGTGGTCGATCGACGAGGTGGTGGATGCCTGCGATCTGCTGATTGATTCGGGAGTGACGCAGGTGTCGCTTGCCGATACGGTTGGTCTTGCAACTCCGAAGCTGGTTGCTGATGTGGTGAGCGATGTTCTCGCAGTGCATGATGGAATTGAGGTCGGTGTGCATCTGCATGCGCGGTACGAAGGTGCGAGAGAGCGGGTGCGTGCGGCCTACCAGGCAGGATGTCGCCGTTTCGATGCCGCGATCGGCGGGTTGGGAGGATGCCCGTTCGCACAGGATGTCCTGGTGGGAAATCTCGCGACTGAGATGGTATTGGAAGAGTTGCGAGAACTGGGAGCGGAGCTTCCACCTCTTACTCCGTTAGAAAGTATTCAGACAGCAAGCGCGGAGATTGCACGGAAGTATGGCACTAAAGTGCAGTGAGTTGTCGTATTGCGGTAGGATGCGGTGGGCAGCGAGGGAACGATGAGCTACAAGACGATTCTGGTAACAGAGGCGGATGGTATCAAGACAATCATGCTGAACCGGCCAGAGCGTCGTAATGCGATGACTCCGGAGATGCAGGATGAGCTGATTACCGCACTAGAGAAGGCTGCTTCCGGTCAGTGCCGAGTGGTCGTATTGACGGGCGCAGGTGAAGCATTCTGTGCCGGTCTGGATATGGTGCATCTCCAGACCATTGCAAAGAAGTCACAGCCTGAGCATGTTGCCGATGCCGAACGTGTGTCTCGTCTCTTTCGCACACTCTATGAATTGCCTAAACCGACCATCGCGATGGTGCAGGGGCCGGCGATTGCAGGAGGAACAGGGCTGGCCATGATCTGCGACTTCACGCTGGCCGCGTCGGGTGTGAAGTTTGGGTTCACTGAAGTGAAGATCGGGTTTGTGCCAGCGCTTGTATCTGCATTTCTTACATTGCAGGTAGGAGAAAAGCGTGCACGGGACCTTCTGCTGAGCGGTAGGCTTTTTTCGTCAGAAGAGGCTGAGCGTCTGGGGCTAGTGAATCATGTTGTGCATGCCGAAGAGCTGGTTGAACATGTCATGTCATTGGCGCGATGCCTCAAAGGGAACAGTCCACAATCGATGGCTGCGACCAAACGCCTGATGGCTATGCAGAACCGCGCCTGGCTGGATGCTGCGCTTGCTCAGGCCATGACGGCCAATGCGGAGGCCCGCGCGATGCAGGATTTCTATGAAGGCGTAACGGCGTTCCTTGAGAAACGGAAGCCTGTCTGGGGCAAGTAAGTGAATTCCTTCGATAGACTGAATAGATGAGCGAAGGAACCAGCAGAGAACCTGTGATCAGTGAATCCCGCTTGCGGGTTCGCTACGCTGAAACCGATCAGATGGGCGTGGTCTATCACGCGAACTATCTCGTCTGGTTTGAGGTGGGTCGCGTGGACTTTATCCGTACCCTGGGCATGGATTATCGGTCGATGGAGCGGGAGGACGGTCTTGGGATTGCTGTGGTGGATGTTTCGGCACGTTATAAGTCACCTGCCCGGTACGATGACGAATTGATCGTTGAAACCCGTTTGCTTGCTGCCCGAGGGCCAGTGATTAAATTTGGTTACAGGATTGTGAAAGCTGCTGACCGTGCAATCCTTTGCGAAGGCGAAACGGTGCATGTCGTGGTTGGCAAGGACATGCAGAAGCGCACTCTTCCCGAGAAATATGCGAAACGTTTTGCCGAAGTCCTCATCAGATAACCTGAGTCGATTCGATGGATATCGAATGGATAGGAGCGATTTGCGATGAGCACAAAGAAGGTAGCGCTGATTTCCGGCGCAAATAAGGGAATTGGTTTCGAAACGGCACGTCAGCTGGGAAAACAGGGAATTACGGTTTTGGTAGGAGCACGCGATTTGGGTAAGGGCGAAGCCGCGGCTTCGCAGCTCAAGAAAGAAGGCATCGATGCTCAAGCCATTCAATTCGATGTTGTCAATCCAGCCGACATCAAGACTGGTGTGGAGAAGGTCGAGAAGGAGTTCGGTAAGCTGGACATCCTGATCAACAATGCCGGGATC
This portion of the Edaphobacter sp. 4G125 genome encodes:
- a CDS encoding isoprenyl transferase, translating into MPSNHPSRVHELSAEEQSVYRQLDPARLPQHIAIIMDGNGRWAGKRALKRFLGHQQGAESVQYVVETASRINLPFLTLYAFSLENNLRRPKSEVSFLMKLLKNYLIGNVKRMNDNNVRMAYIGRTYDLPQEVQDTMQWAMEATAKNTGTTLTLALNYGARSEIVDAVRRILADLTTEAHTRGCSVEDLLGAGALDSLDESTISRALYTAHMPDPDLIVRTSGEQRISNFLLWQIAYSEIYITDRLWPDFRGVHLLEAIADYQRRDRRFGGLNENSDEKIDTLQPVSELETEIATELSPRELTRR
- a CDS encoding acyl-CoA thioesterase, producing MSEGTSREPVISESRLRVRYAETDQMGVVYHANYLVWFEVGRVDFIRTLGMDYRSMEREDGLGIAVVDVSARYKSPARYDDELIVETRLLAARGPVIKFGYRIVKAADRAILCEGETVHVVVGKDMQKRTLPEKYAKRFAEVLIR
- a CDS encoding acyl-CoA carboxylase subunit beta; the encoded protein is MAEQGKLENTLESKLDVKSARFAANRTAMLALLGGFREQEAAIRQGGGTKAAEAQRAKGRLTVRERLALLLDEGTEFLELGLWAAHGMYEEFGGAPGAGVVTGLGRVSGRLCMIVANDATVKAGAFFPMTAKKVLRAQTIALENRIPTLYLVDSAGVFLPLQEDVFPDQDDFGRVFRNNAVMSALGVPQITAIMGMCVAGGAYLPVMTDTVLMTEGSGLFLAGPSLVQAAIGQKTDPEELGGASMHAEISGTVDFKEPNDHLCIARLRSLVEKIGEHPEAPFSTVPYTAAKDAPKYTAEDLYGLIDPDPAKAATNVYDMRDVIARIVDRSEFDEYKADFGRTVLCGYARIGGRAVGIVANQKVHQQQTVAMGPQAGTKRTEFGGVIYTESAQKAARFIMDCNQSLIPLIFLHDVNGFMVGKDAEWSGIIRAGAKMVSAVSTSVVPKITVIVGGSFGAGHYAMCGKAYDPRFIFAWPTARYAVMSGASAANTLVEVRVKQMERGGKHLSEDEKKAIFEEIKATYDSQADPRYGAARMWVDAIIDPAKTREALMTALEACALNPEVARFNPGVLQT
- a CDS encoding helix-turn-helix domain-containing protein, which codes for MATMMAPVEQREVLRCDHCSLVQFRTANSLCRRCHKSLEVEEPEVAPTPLSIVPPASQSSDGLQVAAAVRELRQVRNLSQRQLATRMNVPRTYISKIENGKAMPTLSSLDRLARALQVDISTLLRDSSTRHRDETAVLMTDPFLAEIAAYTSQLDALQRSIFLNHVRELAAGRRRTA
- a CDS encoding nucleoside deaminase, whose amino-acid sequence is MSDEQRFLVNALELAYANVENNGRPFGAVVVKDREVLATGVNEILRTNDPTSHAELNAIRAASQKLHSANLAGCTVYASGQPCPMCMAAMRLAGISEVVYAYSNDDGTPFGLSTAKIYEEMAKPFSEQSMKINHVPVRLSSRIGLYEKWQRKQTPNV
- a CDS encoding phosphatidate cytidylyltransferase; this encodes MKRILTAIVLILAVFALIFFGQLWMITLGAALVAELAAYEYLKLAAVGAEAHNAHLRIPVWWMVIATALAFVVTLPNFPVEVQLPVLSALTLILFVWNGFRAPLIQVLPDTAQGLFGLIWIAYPLTIVPMLWKQEDGPALVLFLMVCVWSGDIAALYVGKAFGKHKLAPRLSPGKTWEGSIASILGSMAAAGLVIWIGDTLTARGNLILHITEPIWQTLTLAAIINIAAQLGDLLESAVKRGAGVKDSGTMLPGHGGILDRIDALLVAAPVLWFALLLKDDFGLGRF
- a CDS encoding DUF3861 domain-containing protein, which produces MNSYRYRVTVEKLSDARGEPVHGQSLSFYTANHDDILAIVNQLQNEFPFDSGTAASLGVGLKLFSEVTLTRRSDPMFDNIRPALAEFIQQLKQSPIETASSLNELLK
- a CDS encoding enoyl-CoA hydratase/isomerase family protein, whose product is MSYKTILVTEADGIKTIMLNRPERRNAMTPEMQDELITALEKAASGQCRVVVLTGAGEAFCAGLDMVHLQTIAKKSQPEHVADAERVSRLFRTLYELPKPTIAMVQGPAIAGGTGLAMICDFTLAASGVKFGFTEVKIGFVPALVSAFLTLQVGEKRARDLLLSGRLFSSEEAERLGLVNHVVHAEELVEHVMSLARCLKGNSPQSMAATKRLMAMQNRAWLDAALAQAMTANAEARAMQDFYEGVTAFLEKRKPVWGK
- the pncA gene encoding bifunctional nicotinamidase/pyrazinamidase, translating into MSITPQPTDALLVIDLQNDFCPAVDGIGGALAVKDGNQIVPIVNRLSQRFEHVILTQDWHPRGHISFASSHPGAMPFTTIEVAYGTQTLWPDHCVQGTPGADLHPGLDIPHAELILRKGFRREIDSYSAFLEDDHKTPTGLASYLRERGLKRIFLCGLAYDFCVRFSAIDGTAAGFECIVIEDATRAVGISGSVEETQAAFANKNVQLIQANVLTS
- a CDS encoding PadR family transcriptional regulator, translating into MFHKHFKGFRGGCDPREAQQQYFERMRCGQERFAAGFGEFGRGRHGRGRGFGAGPWGGRMFGGQDLRYVILQLISEKPSYGYEIIKSIQERLGGVYAPSPGIVYPMLTMLEEMGYASVAEEGTRKLYSITEDGAKALAENKAIVDAIFTRMEQSRSEYARQRPQQIERAIENLRMALRMKMGSLTTEQVHTVTDIIDAAAKQIERI
- a CDS encoding nucleotidyltransferase domain-containing protein, which encodes MPDLSVRTTIACQILDGLRENIPSSTACLRGSLANGTSDAYSDIDVLWEVDDAQFPSAVRNIHDCLSKIHVIQSLRIDPEFRNSPRHRLIFLRFEDLPPFWRVDLEIFARSALRNPDCDPRASDLPSDWSLTESALANAVAAIKACKRGKPKQAQKLLEGAFVRLNLQLTAVGAQEAIMQLLNHAKKTDSRCTTLASEIERLISL
- a CDS encoding HD domain-containing protein, encoding MKNFRRDDAQALLEEWTKSESLRKHGMAVSICTEAYGQREAERLGLNGAEAEAFVEQYACAGLLHDMDYERHPSLEEHPFVGVNHLRELGWPEPVLHAILAHADYSGTPLESHLDKALFACDELAGFLTACALVKPTKSVRDVEVAGVKKKMKDKAFARAVKREDITTGAELLEIPLEEHIGNCLKAMQERAEELGLAGTGRQVS
- a CDS encoding hydroxymethylglutaryl-CoA lyase is translated as MATNVVKIIECPRDAWQGLPLHIPAEVKADYLRLLIAAGFKHIDAVSFVSAAAVPQMTDSEKVLEYLDAPDDTEIIGIVVNAKGAERAIKTEAVQTLGFPYSISPEFLKRNQNQTPEESLEALEQIGTLAYKSGLNVVAYISMAFGNPYGDPWSIDEVVDACDLLIDSGVTQVSLADTVGLATPKLVADVVSDVLAVHDGIEVGVHLHARYEGARERVRAAYQAGCRRFDAAIGGLGGCPFAQDVLVGNLATEMVLEELRELGAELPPLTPLESIQTASAEIARKYGTKVQ